In Blastopirellula sp. J2-11, a single genomic region encodes these proteins:
- a CDS encoding FAD binding domain-containing protein: protein MIAIQVAAILRCQHSIVGRRLSGEIFLQDFDYAAPISTNEAVQLLADPAHKAVVMAGGTDILVLLRERRRRATLVVDVKKIAELNELAMTADGGLFLGAAVSCSRIYREAAIMEKYAALVDATKIIGGWQIQSRATVGGNLCNASPAADSIPPLAIYDAVAEIAGPKGRRQMPVAEFCSGVGKNVLARGDLLVAIIFPPTEARSGAAYQRFIPRNEMDIAVASAASFVELDEQGIICKARIVLGAVATTAVRAAKAEEALLGQSPSDELFVKAGALAEQSASPIDDMRGTIEYRKHLCGVLTRRTLAIAVERAQAKNK from the coding sequence ATGATCGCCATACAAGTCGCCGCGATCCTGCGATGCCAGCATTCGATTGTGGGGCGACGACTGTCAGGAGAGATTTTTTTGCAAGATTTCGACTACGCGGCGCCGATTTCCACCAACGAAGCGGTCCAGTTGCTCGCAGACCCCGCCCACAAAGCGGTCGTGATGGCCGGCGGTACCGATATTTTGGTTTTGTTACGAGAACGTCGCCGCCGTGCAACGCTGGTTGTCGACGTCAAAAAAATCGCCGAATTAAATGAGTTAGCGATGACCGCCGATGGCGGACTCTTTCTCGGCGCGGCCGTTTCCTGTAGTCGCATCTATCGCGAAGCGGCGATCATGGAAAAGTACGCCGCACTGGTTGATGCGACCAAAATCATCGGCGGTTGGCAAATTCAATCACGAGCCACGGTCGGCGGTAATCTCTGCAACGCGTCTCCGGCGGCTGATTCGATTCCGCCGCTCGCCATTTATGACGCCGTCGCCGAGATCGCTGGTCCCAAGGGACGCCGGCAGATGCCGGTCGCCGAGTTTTGCAGCGGCGTCGGCAAGAATGTACTGGCGCGTGGCGATCTGCTGGTCGCGATTATCTTTCCTCCGACCGAAGCGCGAAGCGGAGCGGCTTACCAACGATTTATCCCGCGTAACGAAATGGACATCGCCGTCGCCAGCGCCGCCTCTTTTGTAGAGTTGGATGAACAGGGGATCATTTGCAAGGCGCGGATCGTATTGGGCGCTGTCGCAACGACGGCAGTTCGCGCCGCAAAAGCCGAGGAAGCGCTCCTCGGCCAGTCGCCAAGCGACGAACTGTTCGTCAAAGCAGGCGCGCTGGCCGAGCAATCGGCTAGTCCGATTGATGACATGCGTGGAACGATCGAGTACCGCAAGCATTTGTGCGGCGTGCTGACGCGTCGAACGCTGGCGATCGCCGTCGAACGCGCCCAAGCAAAGAACAAATAG
- a CDS encoding xanthine dehydrogenase family protein molybdopterin-binding subunit produces MSDVSPISYSDKKYKVIGTRPIRHDGADKVTGRALYGADVQLPGALFGKVLRSPHAHARIKLIDTSIAEKIEGVYAIATGQDWPDLVDKVADLGEGAVQLKDLSENCLAVDKVLYKGHAIAAVAARDVHIAEEAIAAIRVDYELLPAVTSVLEAMKPDAPILHPGLKTETLGESNQEPTNIDRHVHFETGDIAAGFAAADVIVEKEFETATVHQGYIEPQVSTALWNEDGQLKIWTSTQGSFTARHQTAELLQLPISKVTVTPCEIGGGFGGKIAVYLEPVAAILSRKSGRAVKMTMQRDEVFEGTGPTPASYIRIKLGATKNGKLTAGQAYLAYESGAFPGGVIGPGAMCIFSCVELPNAVVDGYDVCVNKPKTQAYRAPGATQAAFAFESAFNELAEQLQIDPIAIRRINGVKEGSRRVDGPVYSRIGYLECLEAAQNSSHWNSPLEGANQGRGIAAGYWFNIGLKSSVSASVNPDGTVNLLEGSTDIGGTRTSIAMQLAETLGIPAADVLPKVVDTDSIGYTDVTGGSRTTFATGMAAHKVGLDLLEQLTARAAFLWECDPAEVKVDGDLYRWRDQQMTFKQLAEKLPGTGDPVVGHASVSPEGPSNGFGVHIVDVEVDPDTAKVKILRYTAIQDAGKAIHPSYVEGQMQGGAVQGIGWALNEEYFYGDDHKMRNASLLDYRIPTCLDVPMIDTIIVEVPNPDHPFGVRGVGETPIVPPPGAIADAIFHATGVRATQLPISPPRLWKAMSQPEK; encoded by the coding sequence ATGAGCGACGTTTCGCCAATTTCTTACAGCGACAAAAAGTACAAAGTGATCGGCACGCGACCGATTCGACATGATGGCGCCGACAAGGTGACCGGCCGCGCCCTTTACGGCGCCGATGTTCAGCTTCCCGGCGCTCTCTTCGGCAAGGTTCTGCGTAGCCCGCACGCGCACGCGCGGATCAAGCTGATCGATACGTCGATTGCGGAAAAAATAGAGGGAGTCTACGCCATCGCAACCGGCCAAGATTGGCCGGATCTGGTCGACAAAGTCGCAGACTTGGGGGAAGGCGCCGTCCAACTCAAGGATCTCAGTGAGAACTGCCTGGCCGTCGACAAAGTGCTGTACAAAGGGCACGCGATCGCCGCCGTCGCTGCCCGAGATGTCCATATCGCCGAAGAAGCGATTGCCGCGATTCGCGTCGACTACGAACTGTTGCCGGCAGTAACGTCGGTGCTCGAAGCCATGAAGCCCGACGCGCCGATCTTGCACCCGGGTTTGAAAACCGAGACGCTGGGCGAGTCCAACCAAGAGCCGACCAACATTGACCGGCACGTCCATTTCGAGACAGGCGATATTGCCGCCGGTTTCGCAGCAGCGGATGTGATCGTGGAAAAAGAGTTTGAAACCGCGACGGTTCATCAAGGCTACATCGAGCCGCAAGTCTCCACGGCGCTCTGGAATGAAGATGGCCAGCTAAAGATCTGGACTTCGACCCAAGGCTCGTTCACCGCTCGCCATCAAACGGCCGAGTTGCTGCAACTGCCGATCTCGAAGGTGACGGTCACGCCGTGCGAGATTGGGGGCGGTTTTGGCGGCAAGATCGCCGTCTACTTAGAGCCGGTCGCTGCGATCTTAAGCCGCAAGAGCGGTCGCGCCGTCAAAATGACAATGCAGCGCGACGAAGTATTCGAAGGCACGGGGCCGACTCCGGCGTCGTACATTCGGATCAAGTTGGGTGCGACAAAAAATGGAAAGTTGACCGCCGGTCAAGCCTATCTGGCCTACGAGTCGGGCGCGTTCCCCGGCGGCGTGATTGGTCCCGGCGCAATGTGCATCTTTAGCTGCGTCGAACTGCCCAATGCGGTGGTTGACGGCTACGACGTCTGCGTCAACAAGCCGAAGACGCAGGCCTATCGAGCGCCAGGCGCGACGCAAGCGGCGTTTGCGTTTGAGTCCGCATTCAATGAACTTGCCGAGCAATTGCAAATCGACCCAATCGCAATCCGGCGGATCAACGGGGTCAAAGAAGGTTCGCGCCGTGTCGACGGTCCGGTCTATTCGCGGATTGGTTATCTCGAGTGTTTGGAGGCGGCGCAGAACTCGTCGCATTGGAATTCTCCTTTAGAAGGCGCCAATCAAGGACGCGGTATCGCAGCTGGCTATTGGTTCAATATCGGCTTGAAGTCGAGCGTCTCCGCATCGGTCAATCCGGATGGCACCGTCAATCTGCTGGAAGGATCGACCGACATCGGCGGTACGCGGACTTCGATCGCGATGCAATTGGCCGAGACGCTCGGCATACCCGCGGCCGACGTGCTGCCGAAGGTGGTCGATACCGACAGCATCGGCTACACCGACGTAACCGGCGGCAGTCGAACCACCTTCGCCACCGGAATGGCGGCGCATAAAGTGGGGCTCGATCTGCTGGAGCAATTGACGGCCCGCGCGGCGTTCTTGTGGGAGTGCGATCCGGCCGAAGTGAAAGTCGACGGCGACCTCTACCGTTGGCGTGACCAACAAATGACCTTCAAGCAGTTGGCCGAAAAGCTGCCGGGTACCGGCGATCCGGTCGTTGGGCACGCGTCCGTTTCGCCGGAAGGGCCGAGCAATGGCTTTGGCGTCCATATCGTCGACGTAGAAGTAGACCCCGATACGGCGAAGGTCAAGATCTTGCGTTACACGGCGATCCAAGACGCCGGCAAAGCAATTCATCCCAGCTATGTCGAAGGCCAGATGCAAGGAGGAGCCGTGCAGGGGATCGGGTGGGCGCTGAACGAAGAATACTTCTACGGCGACGACCACAAAATGCGAAACGCGTCACTGCTCGACTATCGCATTCCGACCTGTTTGGATGTGCCTATGATCGACACGATCATCGTTGAAGTTCCTAATCCAGATCATCCGTTCGGCGTCCGTGGAGTCGGCGAAACGCCGATCGTTCCTCCGCCGGGGGCGATTGCCGACGCCATCTTTCACGCGACCGGAGTACGAGCGACCCAGTTGCCGATCTCTCCGCCGCGGTTGTGGAAAGCGATGAGTCAGCCCGAAAAGTAA
- a CDS encoding carboxypeptidase-like regulatory domain-containing protein, protein MLRQTSTYAGALLLGGLLVLLRYHSAAAEPAPATVEGVITYQGEPVSNAFVTFKCRGMSESLYGQTDKQGRYELYSRMEHELPIGKYAVTIVKRTTQEDRANRKGGCRNSRRRNRHSHRVVDLLPEHYGDGPTSGLIAVIEPGDNVFDFMLSDVAPKSNASDVASGRTAKLSLN, encoded by the coding sequence ATGCTTCGACAGACATCAACGTACGCTGGCGCACTTCTTTTAGGGGGATTGCTAGTTCTCCTCCGTTATCACTCGGCTGCGGCGGAACCCGCACCGGCCACAGTAGAAGGAGTCATTACCTATCAAGGCGAACCGGTTTCGAACGCATTTGTCACGTTCAAATGCCGTGGAATGTCAGAATCACTTTATGGCCAGACCGACAAACAAGGTCGCTACGAACTCTATTCGCGCATGGAGCACGAATTGCCGATTGGCAAATACGCCGTGACGATTGTCAAACGCACGACACAGGAAGATCGCGCAAATCGAAAAGGTGGTTGCCGAAATTCACGGCGGCGCAATCGCCATTCGCATCGTGTCGTCGATTTGCTTCCTGAGCACTATGGCGATGGCCCTACCTCCGGTCTGATCGCCGTGATTGAACCGGGTGACAACGTCTTTGATTTCATGTTGTCAGACGTCGCGCCGAAGAGCAACGCAAGTGACGTCGCCAGCGGACGAACTGCCAAGCTTTCGCTGAATTGA
- a CDS encoding MoaD/ThiS family protein: MATVHIPAQLRPMTAGVEHLEIDAANVRQLIESLETRFPGLRVRLCDGDRIRSGLQVAIDGALSNKGFDARLAASSDVYFLPAIGGG; this comes from the coding sequence ATGGCGACGGTGCATATTCCAGCTCAACTGCGCCCCATGACCGCAGGCGTCGAGCATCTTGAAATCGACGCCGCCAACGTTCGCCAACTGATCGAATCGCTAGAAACGCGATTTCCTGGCCTCCGAGTACGACTTTGCGACGGAGACCGCATTCGCTCTGGTTTGCAGGTCGCTATCGATGGCGCGCTATCCAACAAGGGATTCGACGCCCGGCTAGCAGCAAGCAGCGACGTCTATTTTTTGCCGGCCATCGGCGGGGGATAA
- the ectA gene encoding diaminobutyrate acetyltransferase: MASVGLTIHGKQETFTLLHAMTETSPPAENDRESVRLRRPEKRDAQSLWRLVCADETLDTNSCYLYLLQATEFADSCVVAELNGEIVGFATGFRPPTRPQSLFVWQVLVAPPARGMGLAKQLLLYLVEQGEAVQFIEATITPSNVPSRRLFASLASRLGAVIEYSRRFESADFGASGHEAEELVRVGPI; this comes from the coding sequence ATGGCAAGCGTCGGATTAACCATCCACGGCAAACAGGAAACGTTCACACTACTTCATGCGATGACCGAGACTTCCCCCCCGGCGGAAAACGACAGGGAGTCCGTTCGTCTGCGTCGTCCCGAAAAACGGGACGCTCAGTCGTTGTGGCGATTGGTGTGCGCTGACGAAACGCTTGATACCAATTCCTGTTATCTCTATTTGCTTCAGGCGACCGAGTTCGCCGATTCGTGCGTCGTTGCGGAACTGAACGGTGAGATCGTCGGTTTCGCCACGGGTTTCCGCCCTCCGACGCGTCCCCAATCCCTGTTTGTATGGCAAGTGCTTGTCGCGCCTCCAGCGCGCGGCATGGGACTGGCCAAGCAGTTGCTGCTGTATTTGGTAGAGCAGGGAGAAGCGGTGCAGTTTATCGAAGCAACGATTACCCCATCAAATGTTCCGTCGCGCCGTCTGTTTGCGTCGCTAGCGTCCCGGTTGGGAGCAGTGATCGAATACTCGCGACGTTTTGAATCCGCGGACTTTGGCGCTTCAGGTCATGAAGCGGAAGAGCTCGTCCGCGTTGGCCCTATTTAG
- a CDS encoding aldehyde dehydrogenase family protein, whose product MATISRSNSSTSPEVRHTQCFIDGQWVPAMSGNTFATLNPATEEVIAEVAEGDAADIDVAVRAARNAFDSGPWRKMDARDRGALIYRLAELIEQEKEELAALESLDNGKPIRDALAADLPLVVDCLKYYAGWADKIQGATIPIRGDYFCYTRREPVGVVGQIIPWNFPMLMTAWKWGPALAAGCTIVMKPAEQTPLTCLRMAQLAKEAGIPDGVINVVPGFGPTAGGSLVKHPGVDKIAFTGEHITAQTIMKNAADTMKRVTFELGGKSPNVIFADADLDAAIAGAHFGLYFNQGQCCTAGSRVFVEDSIYDEFCERMAAMNVDRKLGDPLDPDTEQGPQVDQRQMEKILSYVDLGKKQGARLLSGGARHGDKGFYVQPTLFADVTDDMKIATDEIFGPVMSVLKFKGQKDIIQRANNTFYGLAAAVWTNDVKKAHRFAADVRAGTVWVNCYDVFDTAAPFGGFKMSGLGRELGAAGLDGYLENKTVTVNLAD is encoded by the coding sequence ATGGCTACGATTTCTCGTTCTAACTCCTCGACTTCGCCCGAAGTTCGCCATACGCAGTGCTTTATCGACGGCCAATGGGTGCCCGCGATGAGCGGCAATACCTTCGCCACGTTGAACCCGGCTACAGAGGAGGTGATCGCTGAAGTCGCCGAAGGGGACGCCGCCGATATTGACGTCGCCGTTCGCGCCGCTCGCAACGCCTTCGACAGCGGGCCTTGGCGAAAAATGGACGCCCGCGATCGCGGCGCGCTGATCTACCGTCTGGCCGAATTGATCGAACAAGAAAAAGAAGAGCTGGCCGCTCTCGAATCGCTTGATAACGGCAAACCGATTCGTGACGCGCTCGCCGCCGATCTGCCGCTGGTCGTCGACTGCTTGAAATACTACGCTGGCTGGGCCGACAAGATCCAAGGAGCGACCATTCCGATTCGCGGCGACTACTTTTGCTATACCCGCCGAGAACCGGTGGGCGTGGTCGGTCAGATCATTCCGTGGAACTTCCCGATGTTGATGACCGCCTGGAAATGGGGACCAGCGCTCGCCGCAGGCTGCACGATTGTGATGAAGCCGGCCGAACAAACGCCGCTCACCTGTTTGCGCATGGCGCAACTGGCGAAAGAGGCCGGCATCCCCGATGGCGTAATCAATGTGGTTCCCGGATTTGGTCCGACCGCCGGCGGTTCGCTAGTCAAACATCCCGGCGTCGACAAGATCGCTTTTACCGGTGAGCACATCACCGCTCAAACGATCATGAAGAACGCCGCCGACACGATGAAGCGGGTCACGTTTGAACTCGGCGGCAAGAGCCCAAACGTCATCTTCGCCGACGCCGATCTCGACGCCGCGATCGCTGGCGCCCACTTCGGGCTGTACTTTAACCAAGGCCAATGTTGCACCGCCGGCAGTCGCGTCTTTGTCGAAGATTCGATCTATGACGAATTCTGCGAACGGATGGCCGCGATGAACGTGGATCGCAAACTAGGAGACCCGCTCGATCCCGATACCGAGCAAGGCCCGCAGGTAGACCAACGGCAGATGGAAAAAATCTTGAGCTACGTCGATCTCGGCAAAAAACAGGGAGCTCGCCTGTTGAGCGGCGGCGCTCGACATGGCGACAAAGGCTTCTATGTGCAGCCGACCCTGTTTGCCGACGTGACCGACGATATGAAGATCGCGACCGACGAAATCTTTGGCCCGGTCATGTCAGTCCTGAAGTTCAAAGGCCAAAAAGACATCATCCAGCGAGCGAACAACACGTTCTATGGACTAGCCGCGGCCGTTTGGACCAACGACGTCAAAAAGGCGCACCGCTTCGCCGCCGATGTTCGCGCCGGAACCGTTTGGGTCAACTGCTACGACGTGTTTGACACGGCGGCGCCGTTTGGCGGCTTCAAAATGTCAGGTCTGGGACGCGAACTGGGCGCCGCGGGTCTTGACGGTTACCTGGAGAACAAGACCGTCACCGTCAATCTGGCCGACTGA
- the ectB gene encoding diaminobutyrate--2-oxoglutarate transaminase: MNIFQRMESNVRSYCRSFPTIFTRAKDHLLFDEQGRSFIDFFAGAGSLNYGHNNDVIKSALLEYLSADGVTHALDMSTAAKRDLLQAMQDVLLAPRGLDYKVMFPGPTGTNAVESALKLARKVTGRANVIAFTNGFHGMTLGSLAMTGNSGKRAGAGVALSDASHMPFCDYFDADTDTISLIESYLSDNSSGIEPPAAFIVETVQAEGGVNVASKKWLQRLAALAKKVGALLIMDDIQVGCGRTGPFFSFEFAGIKPDIVCLSKSFSGYGLPLAVVLMKPELDAFQPGEHNGTFRGHNPAFVTATAALRNYWQDDQLSLAVNRKAKKIKATLLDLAEAYGADVRGRGLIQGIQFHEEDVASKISHAAFGRGLIIETAGPNDEVVKTLPPLTIAEDALDNGLKILVDSVREVMGSPRTKKPAQSMAAADEVSG; encoded by the coding sequence ATGAATATTTTCCAGCGAATGGAATCAAACGTGCGCAGTTATTGCCGCTCGTTCCCGACGATCTTTACTCGCGCAAAAGATCACCTGCTATTTGACGAACAAGGCCGCTCCTTTATCGACTTTTTCGCGGGCGCAGGTTCGCTCAACTATGGTCACAACAATGACGTGATCAAGTCGGCCCTGCTCGAGTATCTTTCGGCGGACGGAGTGACGCACGCACTGGATATGTCGACGGCCGCTAAACGCGATTTGCTGCAAGCGATGCAGGATGTGCTGCTTGCTCCGCGTGGACTTGATTACAAGGTGATGTTTCCCGGACCGACCGGCACCAACGCCGTTGAATCGGCGCTGAAACTGGCCCGAAAAGTGACCGGTCGCGCCAATGTGATCGCCTTCACCAACGGCTTCCACGGCATGACCCTCGGCTCTCTGGCGATGACCGGCAACTCGGGCAAACGCGCCGGCGCCGGCGTCGCGCTGTCGGACGCGTCTCACATGCCGTTTTGCGATTACTTTGACGCCGATACCGATACGATCTCGCTGATCGAAAGCTATCTGAGCGACAACAGCAGCGGCATCGAACCGCCGGCGGCCTTCATTGTCGAAACGGTGCAAGCCGAAGGCGGCGTCAACGTCGCTTCGAAAAAATGGCTGCAGCGATTGGCGGCTTTGGCCAAAAAAGTGGGCGCTTTGCTGATTATGGATGACATCCAGGTCGGCTGCGGTCGCACCGGTCCGTTCTTCAGCTTTGAATTTGCGGGGATCAAGCCCGACATTGTTTGCTTATCCAAATCGTTCTCCGGCTATGGGTTGCCGTTGGCCGTCGTGCTGATGAAGCCGGAACTCGATGCGTTTCAACCGGGCGAGCATAACGGAACGTTCCGTGGACACAATCCGGCGTTCGTCACGGCGACCGCCGCGTTGCGTAACTATTGGCAAGACGATCAACTCTCGCTGGCCGTCAATCGTAAAGCGAAGAAGATCAAAGCGACATTGCTCGATCTGGCCGAAGCATATGGCGCCGACGTTCGTGGTCGCGGTCTGATTCAGGGAATTCAGTTCCATGAAGAAGATGTCGCGTCGAAGATTTCTCATGCGGCGTTTGGACGCGGGCTGATCATTGAAACAGCCGGTCCCAACGACGAAGTGGTCAAGACATTGCCGCCGCTGACGATCGCCGAAGATGCGCTCGACAACGGTCTGAAGATCCTGGTCGATTCGGTTCGCGAAGTCATGGGTAGTCCCCGGACCAAGAAGCCGGCCCAATCGATGGCGGCCGCCGACGAGGTTTCTGGCTAA
- a CDS encoding ectoine synthase — MIVKKLNDTIGTEAEVISNNWTSRRLLLKKDGMGFSLHDTIIRAGTTTPIHYQNHLEAVYCIEGKGRVQLVDSGEVFEIEAGTVYALDKNDKHLLSADVDMRMVCVFNPPVVGTEVHDENGVYPAILD, encoded by the coding sequence GTGATCGTCAAAAAATTAAACGATACCATCGGGACCGAAGCGGAAGTCATCTCGAATAATTGGACCAGTCGTCGCTTGCTGCTCAAGAAGGATGGCATGGGTTTTTCGTTGCACGACACGATTATTCGCGCCGGAACGACGACCCCAATTCATTATCAGAATCATCTCGAGGCCGTTTATTGCATCGAAGGCAAAGGACGCGTCCAGCTAGTCGACTCAGGCGAAGTCTTTGAAATCGAAGCCGGCACTGTCTATGCGCTCGACAAGAATGACAAACATTTGCTGTCGGCCGACGTCGATATGCGGATGGTCTGCGTCTTCAACCCGCCGGTTGTTGGTACTGAAGTTCACGACGAAAACGGCGTCTACCCGGCGATCTTAGATTAG
- a CDS encoding phytanoyl-CoA dioxygenase family protein, with protein sequence MSNVIQAHYDPYASRMGEIWEAAPRIDPVVWPGRSGTLPDSEISNFADNGYLSFPQLLSSSEAVQYLAEAEKMRRSADQDRPEVIAEPQRNEVRTIFRVHRDNELFRSICLDRRIVSKVEQILGSEVYIHQSRINYKPAFHGKEFFWHSDFETWHVEDGMPRTRAISVSISLTDNHEFNGPLMLIRGSHHYYIRCIGETPENHYEVSLKKQEFGVPSRQAIEFLTNQGAIKAPKGGPGSALMFDCNTMHGSGGNLSPTPRTNLFVVYNSVENRLVEPFGGFAPRPGFLAEREDCSLDDI encoded by the coding sequence ATGTCGAACGTCATTCAAGCACACTACGATCCCTATGCGTCACGTATGGGAGAAATCTGGGAGGCCGCGCCGCGCATCGATCCGGTTGTCTGGCCAGGGCGAAGCGGTACTTTGCCCGACTCCGAGATCAGCAACTTCGCAGACAACGGCTATCTGTCGTTTCCGCAACTACTCAGTTCGAGCGAAGCGGTGCAGTACTTGGCCGAAGCTGAAAAGATGCGGCGGAGCGCCGATCAGGATCGGCCGGAAGTGATCGCCGAACCGCAGCGGAACGAAGTACGTACGATTTTTCGCGTCCATCGCGACAACGAACTGTTTCGCAGCATCTGCCTAGATCGGCGAATTGTTTCCAAGGTCGAACAAATTCTGGGCAGCGAAGTTTATATTCATCAATCGCGAATCAACTACAAGCCGGCTTTTCACGGCAAAGAGTTCTTTTGGCACTCCGACTTTGAAACTTGGCACGTCGAAGATGGCATGCCGCGCACCCGTGCGATCAGCGTTTCGATCAGCCTGACCGACAATCACGAGTTCAACGGACCGTTGATGTTGATCCGCGGCTCACATCATTATTACATTCGTTGTATCGGAGAAACGCCTGAGAACCATTATGAGGTATCGCTGAAGAAACAGGAGTTTGGCGTTCCCAGTCGCCAGGCGATCGAGTTTCTGACCAATCAAGGAGCGATCAAAGCGCCCAAGGGAGGCCCCGGTTCGGCGCTGATGTTCGACTGCAACACGATGCATGGCTCGGGCGGAAATCTCAGTCCGACGCCGCGGACCAATCTGTTTGTCGTTTATAACAGCGTCGAGAATCGGCTCGTGGAGCCGTTTGGCGGATTTGCGCCCCGGCCAGGGTTTCTTGCAGAACGGGAAGACTGCTCGTTGGATGATATCTAG
- a CDS encoding glycosyltransferase family 61 protein, with protein sequence MRLKSEAIKKLRSRLLNAWWRQFGVPAPTGRCLDSPIDFCLEEPTRQSYPRRTMCGATDQVDHAVESLISTGLLNEADRNWNGESTIDYPQGGIALLEQGSVISRQGVLLAPKHGVLENLGGGSLASISGVGTSFTHLPRPRRIDGNVLVMTRGLAQRNYYHWTFEMLSQLRLVEQAGVSFDYVAAPKRHAFALESLQLLGIERSQILPMGRYTHIQATQLIVPSVACYYPQPAGVDYLREKMQFQSWSHYEHDKRIKLYIARRRHSSRHIVNDAELFAALKPLGFRQVYLEDLPLKKQIQLFQQASVVVGPHGAGLSNLVYSRPGTAIFEITPTCRPPLFFHYLAEINALRYAVYFGQPVGQRGVDANIRVDVPQMRQQLTNFLEQTDGDYSQAAA encoded by the coding sequence ATGCGTCTGAAATCTGAGGCCATCAAGAAACTGCGTAGCCGCCTGCTGAATGCGTGGTGGCGACAGTTCGGCGTCCCCGCGCCGACCGGCCGTTGTCTCGACTCGCCGATCGACTTTTGTTTGGAAGAACCGACACGCCAATCGTATCCCCGCCGCACAATGTGCGGCGCGACCGATCAAGTTGACCATGCGGTCGAATCGCTGATCTCGACCGGCTTGCTGAATGAAGCGGATCGCAATTGGAACGGTGAGTCGACGATCGACTATCCGCAAGGAGGAATCGCGCTGCTTGAACAGGGGAGCGTCATCAGCCGGCAAGGGGTTCTGTTGGCCCCCAAGCATGGCGTGCTGGAAAATCTGGGAGGCGGTTCGCTGGCTTCGATTTCCGGCGTTGGGACTAGCTTCACGCATCTCCCGCGTCCACGACGTATCGATGGCAACGTCTTGGTTATGACGCGCGGATTGGCCCAGCGCAATTACTATCACTGGACGTTCGAGATGCTGTCGCAATTGCGACTCGTCGAACAAGCAGGCGTCTCGTTTGACTATGTCGCCGCGCCCAAGCGACATGCGTTTGCATTGGAGTCGCTGCAGTTGCTCGGGATTGAGCGTTCGCAGATCTTGCCGATGGGCCGCTACACGCACATCCAGGCGACGCAGTTGATCGTTCCCAGCGTCGCTTGCTATTATCCGCAACCGGCCGGCGTCGACTACCTGCGAGAGAAGATGCAATTCCAATCATGGTCGCACTACGAGCATGACAAGCGAATAAAACTATACATCGCCAGGCGGCGGCACTCGTCGCGCCATATCGTGAACGACGCGGAACTCTTCGCCGCGCTGAAGCCGCTCGGATTTCGGCAGGTCTATTTGGAAGACTTGCCGCTAAAAAAACAGATACAACTATTTCAACAAGCCAGCGTCGTCGTTGGTCCGCACGGCGCTGGGCTCTCGAATCTTGTCTATTCGCGACCGGGAACTGCGATTTTTGAAATTACGCCGACCTGCCGCCCTCCCCTGTTTTTTCATTACCTTGCCGAAATCAACGCGCTGCGCTACGCCGTCTATTTTGGTCAACCGGTTGGTCAGCGCGGCGTGGACGCCAACATTCGGGTCGACGTCCCCCAAATGCGTCAGCAACTCACCAATTTCTTAGAACAAACGGACGGCGATTACTCGCAGGCCGCCGCATAG
- a CDS encoding (2Fe-2S)-binding protein: protein MAKKKLITAKINGEPREFACEPRQSLLEVLRDSLQLTGAKEGCNNGNCGACTVLLNGEPVVSCLVLALEAEGAEIETVEGIAAGGKLQPLQQCFLEGAALQCGICTPGFLMTTKALLDRVPHPSEEEIRFQLAGNLCRCTGYDKIVRAVQAAAEGANP, encoded by the coding sequence GTGGCCAAGAAAAAGCTGATTACGGCGAAGATCAACGGCGAACCTCGCGAATTTGCGTGCGAGCCACGGCAAAGTTTGCTAGAGGTGCTGCGGGATTCGTTGCAACTGACCGGCGCCAAAGAAGGCTGTAACAACGGTAACTGCGGAGCTTGCACGGTGCTGCTGAACGGCGAACCGGTCGTCAGTTGTCTGGTGCTGGCGCTGGAGGCCGAAGGCGCCGAGATCGAAACCGTTGAAGGAATCGCCGCTGGCGGAAAACTGCAACCGCTGCAGCAATGCTTTCTGGAAGGCGCCGCGCTGCAGTGCGGCATCTGCACGCCTGGCTTTTTGATGACCACCAAGGCGCTGTTGGATCGAGTTCCGCATCCTAGTGAAGAAGAGATTCGATTTCAGCTGGCCGGAAACCTCTGTCGCTGCACCGGGTACGACAAGATCGTCCGCGCTGTTCAAGCCGCTGCCGAAGGAGCGAATCCATGA